A window of the Hordeum vulgare subsp. vulgare chromosome 5H, MorexV3_pseudomolecules_assembly, whole genome shotgun sequence genome harbors these coding sequences:
- the LOC123397791 gene encoding AAA-ATPase At4g25835-like — protein MKEYWTMLASLMGALAFLQGMLHAVFPAELRAALARLLGRLTRAFSPYCYFDVTETDGMSNNEIYDAVQLYLSSTAAPASGARLSLTRPHNATSFTFGLAASDRVVDAFRGAAVTWEHVVAPRQSPGFSWRPLPEEKRRFTLRIRRGDREKLLPAYLDHILATAQEIRRRSQDRLLYTNARGGAMDSRGLPWDPVPFKHPSTFDTLAMDPDRKASIMADLRDFADGSSFYERTGRAWKRGYLLYGPPGTGKSSMIAAMANFLGYDVYDLELTEVSSNAELRKLLMKTTSKSIIVIEDIDCSVDLTNRAALAPAPRPRPTLDGAVDQDAGAASGRSITLSGLLNFTDGLWSCCGSERIFVFTTNHIEKLDPALLRSGRMDMHVFMSYCTFPALKILLKNYLCLQDDSAEVMRGLEEWIEAAEITPADVSEVLIKNRRNGKERAMEELLEVLKTRAEKRHLDGGKAAAPPKDNDEEEEEKRALESPKEGKEPEPEPEPAGKDSCGDGQDEEADAKKQL, from the coding sequence ATGAAGGAGTACTGGACGATGCTGGCGTCGCTCATGGGCGCGCTGGCGTTCCTGCAAGGGATGCTGCACGCCGTGTTCCCGGCGGAGCTGCGGGCGGCGCTGGCGCGGCTGCTCGGGCGGCTCACCCGTGCCTTCTCTCCCTACTGCTACTTCGACGTCACGGAGACGGACGGCATGAGCAACAACGAAATCTACGACGCCGTGCAGCTCTACCTCAGCAGCACGGCCGCGCCGGCGTCGGGGGCCCGGCTCAGCCTCACGCGCCCGCACAAcgccacctccttcaccttcggGCTCGCCGCCAGCGACCGCGTCGTGGACGCCTTCCGCGGCGCTGCCGTCACGTGGGAGCACGTGGTGGCGCCGCGCCAGTCCCCCGGCTTCTCGTGGCGCCCGCTCCCCGAGGAGAAGCGCCGGTTCACGCTCCGGATCCGCCGCGGCGACAGGGAGAAGCTGCTGCCGGCCTACCTCGACCACATCCTCGCCACGGCGCAGGAGATCCGCCGCCGGAGCCAGGACCGGCTGCTGTACACCAACGCGCGCGGCGGGGCCATGGACTCGCGCGGCCTCCCGTGGGACCCCGTCCCCTTCAAGCACCCCAGCACGTTCGACACGCTCGCCATGGACCCCGACCGCAAGGCGTCCATCATGGCTGACCTCCGCGACTTCGCCGACGGCAGCTCCTTCTACGAGCGCACGGGCCGCGCCTGGAAGCGCGGGTACCTCCTGTACGGCCCGCCGGGGACAGGCAAGTCCAGCATGATCGCGGCCATGGCAAACTTCCTGGGCTACGACGTGTACGACCTCGAGCTCACCGAGGTCAGCAGCAACGCCGAGCTGCGGAAGCTGCTGATGAAGACCACGTCCAAGTCCATCATCGTGATCGAGGACATCGACTGCTCCGTCGACCTCACCAACCGGGCGGCCCTGGCACCGGCTCCGAGGCCGCGGCCAACCCTCGACGGCGCGGTCGACCAGGACGCGGGGGCGGCGTCGGGCCGGTCGATCACGCTCTCCGGCCTGCTAAACTTCACCGACGGGCTGTGGTCATGCTGCGGGTCGGAGCGCATCTTCGTGTTCACCACGAACCACATCGAGAAGCTGGACCCGGCGCTGCTCCGGTCCGGCCGGATGGACATGCACGTCTTCATGAGCTACTGCACGTTCCCGGCGCTCAAGATCCTCCTCAAGAACTACCTCTGCCTCCAGGACGACAGCGCCGAGGTCATGCGGGGGCTGGAGGAATGGATCGAGGCGGCGGAGATCACGCCGGCGGACGTGAGCGAGGTGCTGATCAAGAACCGGAGGAACGGGAAGGAGAGGGCGATGGAGGAGCTGCTGGAGGTCCTGAAGACGCGCGCCGAGAAGCGGCATCTCGACggcggcaaggcggcggcgccgccCAAGGACAacgacgaagaggaggaggagaagagggcccTGGAGAGCCCCAAGGAAGGGAAAgagccggagccggagccggagccggccGGCAAGGACAGCTGCGGGGACGGACAGGACGAGGAGGCGGATGCCAAGAAACAGCTGTGA